One window of Mesoplodon densirostris isolate mMesDen1 chromosome 15, mMesDen1 primary haplotype, whole genome shotgun sequence genomic DNA carries:
- the LOC132502733 gene encoding uncharacterized protein LOC132502733, with product MRRLGSRAAQVGYLPQATAPPSRPLPPRGARSRDPRSRKGVRGSTTQRGGQEGGEASGSPEGLATGRRGRWRRDSGRRGGQDATVPSSLPAEGPTRASRPPHIRVSGDTQLLLPPPPPLPRRSNAKLPATTATPRPSDGSYLGPSWARLRNAPFRPEPAQLTCAEDEDGRHARCVSRSFSPRPGLLGVGERRASVGPQRRRGGRPRVRAPRVGASPASGRRFPFPARLLE from the coding sequence ATGCGGCGACTGGGCAGCCGAGCCGCGCAGGTTGGTTACCTGCCTCAGGCAACCGCGCCTCCGAGCCGCCCACTCCCTCCCAGGGGCGCCAGGAGCCGGGACCCGAGGAGTAGGAAGGGCGTGCGAGGCAGCACGACACAGAGGGGCGGACAGGAAGGGGGAGAAGCGTCCGGCTCTCCGGAGGGGCTGGCAACAGGGAGGCGAGGACGCTGGCGACGCGACAGCGGGCGGCGAGGCGGTCAGGACGCTACCGTACCTTCCTCGCTCCCGGCCGAGGGTCCGACGAGAGCTAGCAGACCGCCTCACATCCGGGTATCGGGAGACACTCAGCTGCTTCTGCCGCCACCGCCGCCTCTCCCGCGGCGCAGCAACGCCAAACTTCCGGCGACGACGGCTACGCCTCGCCCGTCAGATGGGAGTTACCTGGGACCGTCTTGGGCGCGCTTGCGCAACGCTCCTTTTCGGCCTGAACCGGCTCAGCTGACGTGCGCAGAAGATGAAGATGGCCGCCACGCTCGTTGCGTGTCACGCAGTTTTTCACCCCGGCCCGGACTGCTGGGCGTCGGGGAAAGACGAGCCAGCGTCGGACCGCAGCGCAGGCGCGGTGGGAGGCCTCGCGTGCGCGCACCGCGGGTGGGCGCCTCTCCGGCGAGCGGCAGACGCTTCCCTTTCCCCGCTCGTCTCTTGGAGTAA